Proteins from one Bartonella sp. HY328 genomic window:
- a CDS encoding LysR family transcriptional regulator — protein MLRENIHDLLLFFVVAREKSFTRAASQLGLTQSALSHAIRGLEARLNLRLLTRTTRSVAVTPAGEQLIQDVFPLLQEVEEKLETITQLSGQPSGTIRLTTVDLAAQYVLWPKLKIFLEKYPNINIEISSDYGLVDIVSSRFDAGIRLGEHLAKDMIGVCIGPNMHMAVVATPSYFEHFTKPKNLEDLDQQNCINLRLPTSGGLYPWEFDVDEKTVKIRVKGQLTFNTYPQILTAALDGFGLAYIPHDIVKDYITSGHLISVLEEFCQPFPGYYLYYPSRRHHTAAFNLLVQALRYHH, from the coding sequence ATGTTACGTGAAAACATCCATGATCTTTTGTTGTTTTTTGTTGTTGCAAGAGAAAAAAGCTTTACACGGGCGGCAAGCCAACTTGGCCTTACTCAATCCGCTCTTAGCCACGCCATACGTGGGCTTGAAGCGCGATTGAATTTAAGGCTTTTAACGCGCACAACTCGAAGCGTTGCAGTAACGCCAGCTGGCGAGCAACTTATTCAAGATGTTTTTCCCTTGTTGCAAGAAGTTGAAGAAAAACTTGAAACCATCACCCAATTAAGCGGCCAACCATCTGGAACTATTCGCTTAACAACGGTTGATCTTGCGGCACAATATGTTCTTTGGCCTAAATTAAAAATATTTTTAGAAAAATACCCCAATATAAATATCGAAATCAGCAGTGATTACGGTCTTGTTGATATTGTAAGCAGCCGCTTTGATGCGGGTATCCGTCTAGGTGAGCATCTTGCCAAGGATATGATTGGCGTTTGTATAGGGCCAAATATGCATATGGCAGTCGTTGCAACACCTTCTTATTTTGAACATTTTACAAAACCAAAAAATCTAGAAGATTTAGATCAGCAAAATTGTATCAATTTGCGGCTACCCACATCAGGCGGGCTTTATCCTTGGGAATTTGATGTGGACGAAAAAACCGTCAAAATACGAGTCAAAGGGCAACTTACCTTCAATACCTACCCGCAAATATTAACTGCAGCCCTTGACGGCTTCGGTCTTGCTTATATTCCGCATGACATAGTTAAAGACTATATCACATCTGGCCATTTAATAAGCGTTCTTGAAGAATTTTGTCAGCCATTTCCAGGTTATTATTTATATTATCCAAGCCGCCGACATCATACAGCCGCCTTTAACCTTCTCGTGCAGGCTTTGCGCTATCACCATTAA
- a CDS encoding lysozyme yields the protein MTRKINQQGLDHIKRWEGLRINAYQDSANVWTIGYGHTSMAGDPYVRPGMVITDIEATHILMRDLRQFEQAVEQAVKVKLNDSQFAALVSFAYNVGVGAFKKSSLLKKLNKGDYDGVPVELMKWVNAGGKRLQGLVNRRSAEGGLWAKGEFVSSNYIKPQPIKDNPLTKPEVIAPILGAASGLTGFASGGGPFQWALALVMVVAAFIGAAYFIRRIKKENT from the coding sequence GTGACTAGAAAAATCAATCAACAAGGGTTGGATCACATCAAACGCTGGGAAGGTTTACGCATTAACGCTTATCAAGATAGTGCGAATGTTTGGACAATTGGCTACGGGCATACCAGTATGGCAGGTGATCCTTATGTAAGGCCGGGCATGGTAATTACCGATATTGAGGCCACTCATATTTTAATGCGTGATTTAAGGCAATTTGAACAAGCGGTTGAGCAAGCCGTTAAAGTTAAATTGAATGACAGCCAATTTGCAGCACTTGTTTCATTTGCCTATAATGTTGGGGTTGGGGCTTTTAAAAAATCTTCTTTGCTTAAAAAATTAAACAAGGGCGATTATGATGGAGTGCCGGTGGAATTGATGAAATGGGTTAATGCGGGCGGTAAACGCTTGCAAGGGCTAGTTAATCGAAGATCTGCTGAGGGTGGTTTATGGGCAAAGGGTGAATTTGTTTCGTCTAATTATATCAAACCGCAACCAATTAAGGATAATCCTTTGACTAAGCCAGAAGTGATTGCCCCAATATTGGGAGCTGCATCAGGATTAACTGGTTTTGCTAGTGGCGGGGGACCTTTTCAATGGGCTTTAGCCCTTGTTATGGTAGTGGCGGCCTTTATTGGTGCAGCTTATTTTATTCGCCGTATCAAAAAGGAAAATACTTAA
- a CDS encoding glycosyltransferase family 25 protein, whose translation MKLYVINLDRTPERLQRLQKIFGDLQLELTRVAAIDAQNLNDDDVNEIQKNNIWSEPLTKGEIACFLSHARALQLIADGDDEYGAIFEDDVELGEGAQDILQDDQWIIDHFSKNNLERFPKSVKRFSDKKRGVNKGLERRSDLVRSKCALSNAPCDIIKLETSGKKVWLGEGQKIGCFKGQEFYLAELKSTHIMAAAYIVSKQAAQKLLMQMQHVSAPFDHWLFNFDYGIIDKLKAYQLDPAIAIQAQLPSTLQGERSQITTAKKVKRTKAQTIKRELCRLVKRSKTGLWGLGINLLTKTRWKRVAFAKKAD comes from the coding sequence ATGAAGCTTTATGTCATCAATCTTGATCGCACACCAGAGCGCTTACAGCGTTTGCAGAAAATTTTTGGCGACTTGCAGCTTGAGTTGACGCGGGTTGCTGCTATTGACGCGCAAAATTTAAATGATGATGATGTAAACGAAATACAAAAAAATAATATATGGAGCGAGCCTTTAACCAAGGGTGAAATTGCTTGTTTTTTAAGTCATGCCCGCGCGTTGCAGCTTATTGCAGACGGTGATGATGAATATGGCGCTATATTTGAGGATGATGTCGAGCTAGGTGAGGGTGCGCAAGATATTTTGCAAGATGACCAATGGATTATTGATCATTTTAGCAAAAATAATTTAGAGCGTTTTCCGAAAAGTGTGAAGCGGTTTTCGGACAAAAAACGCGGTGTAAACAAAGGATTAGAGCGCCGATCTGATCTAGTCAGATCGAAATGCGCTCTAAGTAATGCGCCCTGCGATATAATCAAACTTGAAACATCTGGCAAAAAAGTTTGGCTGGGTGAGGGGCAAAAAATTGGTTGTTTTAAGGGGCAAGAATTTTATCTTGCGGAATTAAAATCAACTCATATCATGGCGGCTGCCTATATTGTTTCAAAACAGGCTGCGCAAAAATTATTAATGCAAATGCAGCATGTAAGTGCGCCTTTTGATCATTGGTTATTTAATTTTGATTATGGCATTATCGATAAATTGAAAGCCTATCAGCTTGATCCTGCCATCGCTATACAAGCGCAATTACCAAGTACGTTGCAAGGTGAGCGAAGTCAAATTACCACAGCTAAGAAAGTTAAACGCACTAAAGCACAAACCATCAAACGCGAATTATGCCGGTTGGTAAAGCGCAGCAAAACCGGGCTTTGGGGATTGGGCATTAATCTATTGACTAAAACCCGATGGAAACGCGTAGCTTTTGCTAAAAAGGCTGATTAA
- a CDS encoding phage tail protein, producing the protein MSTIYDWSLNAANNANADDIINWSEGQPPSSVNNSARAMMQRIREYIADIGGTLIAGGSANSVELRSNATITSLFDGILVRFRAVATNNGSATLNLNGLGARPFFQSNFNGVTALVGGEIKIGGIYEAVYQQSLNNGGGGWFLAAPTLSQPIPTGMIAPFAMAFAPNGWLECNGAAVSRTAYPALFNAIGGTWGWGDGQTSFNLPDFRGIFLRGWDHGRGVDSGRAFATVQDSQNRAHNHGGVTSTNGNHNHNFTYSQTDLVVSANFGFNAFTPALHEETRATTTSGNHNHTINSDGGNEARPINVTILYAIKV; encoded by the coding sequence ATGAGCACAATTTATGATTGGTCGCTCAATGCGGCGAATAATGCCAATGCCGATGATATTATCAATTGGTCGGAAGGGCAGCCACCAAGTTCGGTAAATAATTCAGCGCGGGCGATGATGCAGCGTATTCGCGAATATATTGCCGATATTGGTGGCACACTGATCGCGGGCGGAAGTGCAAATAGTGTGGAATTACGCAGTAATGCAACGATAACCAGCCTATTTGATGGTATTTTGGTGCGGTTTCGAGCCGTTGCCACTAATAATGGTAGTGCGACTTTGAATTTGAATGGTCTTGGTGCACGGCCATTTTTTCAGTCGAACTTTAATGGTGTTACTGCTTTAGTCGGTGGCGAAATTAAAATTGGTGGTATTTATGAGGCGGTTTACCAACAAAGTTTGAATAATGGTGGAGGTGGTTGGTTTTTGGCAGCACCAACACTAAGCCAACCCATTCCTACTGGTATGATTGCGCCTTTTGCTATGGCATTTGCGCCAAATGGTTGGCTTGAATGTAATGGAGCTGCGGTTTCACGCACTGCTTATCCTGCTTTGTTTAATGCCATTGGTGGCACTTGGGGGTGGGGTGATGGCCAGACAAGTTTTAATTTACCTGATTTTCGCGGTATATTCTTACGCGGGTGGGACCATGGGCGTGGCGTTGATAGCGGGCGTGCTTTTGCAACTGTTCAAGATAGTCAAAATCGTGCGCACAATCATGGTGGCGTAACCAGCACGAACGGCAATCATAATCATAATTTTACCTATTCGCAGACGGATTTGGTTGTTTCAGCAAATTTTGGTTTCAATGCTTTTACCCCGGCTTTGCACGAAGAAACACGCGCGACCACAACTAGCGGTAACCACAACCACACCATCAATTCTGATGGCGGTAACGAAGCGCGGCCGATTAATGTGACAATTTTATATGCGATAAAGGTGTAA
- a CDS encoding tail fiber domain-containing protein codes for MGGSTGKNSKTEQSQTQSQTNAPPAWSQALFQQGASDALSAYQNGQGGNVYQGQRVADLSDTTKSAIDGLTDSANNFNNDYLRQLMNNPTSSASNLTKMASGDLIGNNSAFNEALQNTLNNTATTINSQMAGAGRYGSGAHSGVLANNLGQVATSALSNQYNQDVKNMLTANSQIDSANQGQVAGAANYLGNESNAWRNALNGGQTLDDNAQAQVDADWQKWLEDDNRDWSRLNLLQNAATGFSGNYGTSSGSSQSETTKKPSLLDTAKTVGGLIGKSDIRAKENIVQIGNRNGYPLYEFNYCGQPQRYRGVMAQDVLSIKPQAVLIDERDGLYCVDYTEIGFAMELVH; via the coding sequence ATGGGTGGTAGCACAGGAAAAAATAGTAAAACCGAACAAAGCCAGACACAGAGCCAGACCAATGCGCCGCCTGCTTGGTCGCAAGCTTTATTTCAGCAAGGGGCAAGTGATGCTCTATCGGCCTATCAAAATGGACAAGGCGGTAATGTTTATCAAGGGCAGCGCGTTGCAGATTTAAGTGATACAACAAAGTCTGCTATTGATGGTTTGACAGATAGTGCTAATAATTTCAACAATGATTATCTTCGTCAATTGATGAATAATCCTACCTCAAGTGCTAGTAATTTAACAAAAATGGCATCAGGTGATTTAATTGGCAATAATAGTGCTTTTAACGAAGCATTACAAAATACGTTAAATAATACTGCCACCACAATTAATAGCCAGATGGCAGGTGCTGGGCGATATGGCTCGGGTGCGCATTCGGGAGTTCTTGCCAATAATCTAGGCCAAGTTGCAACCTCCGCTTTGTCCAACCAATATAATCAAGATGTAAAAAATATGCTAACTGCCAATAGTCAGATTGACAGTGCCAATCAAGGGCAAGTGGCCGGTGCTGCCAACTATTTAGGCAATGAAAGCAATGCTTGGCGCAATGCATTAAATGGTGGCCAGACGCTTGATGATAATGCGCAGGCGCAAGTTGATGCCGATTGGCAAAAATGGCTTGAAGATGACAACCGTGATTGGAGTAGGCTTAATCTTTTACAAAATGCGGCAACTGGTTTTTCAGGCAATTATGGCACAAGCAGTGGTTCGAGCCAAAGCGAGACAACCAAAAAGCCAAGCCTGTTGGATACGGCGAAAACGGTTGGTGGCTTGATTGGCAAATCTGATATTCGCGCCAAAGAGAACATTGTTCAAATTGGAAATCGCAATGGCTATCCGCTTTATGAGTTTAATTATTGTGGGCAGCCACAACGTTATCGCGGCGTGATGGCGCAAGATGTTTTATCCATTAAACCACAAGCAGTGCTGATTGATGAGCGTGATGGCCTTTATTGTGTTGATTATACTGAGATCGGCTTTGCTATGGAATTAGTTCATTAA
- a CDS encoding ligase-associated DNA damage response DEXH box helicase, translating into MAYLTEINIPAPIDKIDLLPEKFKDWFLQKNWQPRPHQLALIEKADKGLSTLLIAPTGAGKTLAGFLPSLISLFNLSRTKTKKTTGIHTLYISPLKALAVDIHRNLATPIAEMALDVSIETRTGDTPQHKRQRQKITPPDILLTTPEQLALLLAANDAKRFFDDLKFVIFDELHALHTSKRGHLLSLGLARLFKLQPNLQTIGLSATVSDPDDLRGWLVPQNCASLKNNLAELVTVKGGVPPQITILKSHARLPWAGHSARYALPDIYDVIKTAKTTLIFVNTRSQAEMVFQELWRLNEDNLPIALHHGSLDVARRRKVEEAMSRNSLKAIVATSTLDLGIDWGDVDLVVHIGAPKGASRLAQRIGRSNHRLDEASKAILVPANCFEVLECQAALDANYIGAQDSPNISKGALDVLAQHVLGMAIAAPFDADNFYDEVTSSIHYKNLSRIDFDRILDFVATGGYALKAYENFAKIRKNKEGLWQVSNAKISQQYRLNIGTIIEAAELQVRLIKKGSLKRTSYGGKQLGKIEEGFVESLENGDTFLFAGYVLRFEGIRDNQCFVSLSPKHEARIPSYAGGKFPLSTFLAAQVRAMLAKPQSWQKLPDAVRHWLEMQQQKSILPAQNELLIETFQEKKQHFLVAYPFEGRLAHQTLGMLLTKRLDRMGLNPLGFVATDYSIALWGLNDLNQAIASKQLDLSALLSEDMLGDDLEAWLEDSHLLKRSFRNCAIISGLINRRHFGTMKTGRQVTISTDLVYDVLRNHQKDHILLKATRQDAAHGLLDIARLGDMLARIKNHIHHHHCTHISPLALPVIMEIGREMIPGSGRNLILEELAQEYANFDFG; encoded by the coding sequence ATGGCTTATTTGACAGAAATTAATATTCCTGCCCCTATAGATAAAATTGATCTTTTACCAGAAAAATTTAAAGATTGGTTTTTACAAAAAAACTGGCAGCCACGTCCCCATCAACTTGCTCTCATTGAAAAGGCTGACAAAGGTCTATCAACTCTACTCATTGCGCCAACAGGTGCGGGTAAAACTTTGGCCGGCTTTTTACCTTCGCTCATTTCATTGTTCAACTTATCGCGCACAAAAACAAAAAAAACTACGGGTATTCATACGCTTTATATCTCGCCCCTAAAAGCACTTGCCGTTGATATACACCGCAATCTCGCAACGCCGATAGCAGAAATGGCGCTTGATGTATCAATAGAGACGCGCACCGGTGATACACCGCAGCATAAACGCCAACGTCAAAAAATTACCCCGCCTGATATTTTATTGACAACGCCCGAGCAACTCGCTTTATTGCTCGCAGCAAATGATGCAAAACGCTTTTTTGACGATTTGAAATTCGTCATATTTGATGAACTCCATGCCCTACACACATCAAAGCGCGGCCATCTTTTATCCTTAGGTTTGGCGCGATTGTTTAAACTCCAACCCAATTTACAAACCATCGGTCTTTCAGCAACGGTGAGTGATCCAGATGATTTACGTGGCTGGCTTGTGCCGCAAAATTGCGCATCGTTAAAAAATAACCTTGCCGAACTGGTCACGGTAAAAGGTGGCGTTCCCCCGCAAATCACCATTTTAAAATCTCATGCAAGATTGCCTTGGGCAGGACATTCAGCCCGTTATGCGCTGCCAGATATTTATGATGTTATCAAAACTGCAAAAACGACGCTTATCTTTGTGAATACCCGATCACAGGCTGAAATGGTATTTCAAGAATTATGGCGCTTAAATGAAGACAATTTACCCATTGCCCTTCATCATGGCTCGCTAGATGTTGCCCGTCGGCGCAAGGTTGAAGAAGCAATGAGCCGCAATAGCCTTAAAGCAATTGTTGCAACCTCCACCCTTGATCTTGGTATTGACTGGGGCGATGTCGATCTTGTTGTCCATATTGGCGCACCCAAGGGGGCAAGCCGCCTTGCCCAGCGCATTGGTCGTTCTAACCACCGCCTTGATGAGGCAAGTAAAGCGATCCTTGTGCCAGCAAATTGCTTTGAAGTGCTAGAATGTCAAGCAGCCCTTGATGCCAATTATATCGGCGCGCAAGATAGCCCAAATATTAGTAAAGGTGCTTTAGATGTTTTAGCCCAACATGTGCTTGGCATGGCCATTGCCGCGCCTTTTGATGCAGATAATTTTTATGATGAAGTTACCTCAAGCATTCATTACAAAAATCTATCTCGCATTGACTTTGACCGCATATTAGATTTTGTCGCAACCGGTGGTTATGCTTTAAAAGCCTATGAGAACTTTGCCAAAATTCGCAAAAATAAGGAAGGGCTTTGGCAGGTTAGCAATGCAAAAATTTCCCAGCAATATCGCTTGAACATCGGCACAATCATTGAAGCGGCTGAATTGCAAGTTCGCCTTATCAAAAAGGGCAGCCTGAAGCGCACGTCTTATGGTGGCAAACAGCTTGGCAAAATCGAAGAAGGCTTTGTTGAATCCTTAGAAAATGGCGATACATTTCTTTTTGCAGGTTATGTTTTGCGCTTTGAAGGGATAAGGGATAATCAATGTTTTGTTTCGCTTTCACCAAAGCATGAAGCGCGCATTCCATCCTATGCTGGCGGTAAATTTCCACTATCAACCTTTCTTGCCGCCCAAGTACGGGCCATGCTCGCCAAGCCGCAAAGCTGGCAAAAATTGCCGGACGCTGTGCGGCATTGGCTAGAAATGCAACAGCAAAAATCGATTTTGCCAGCCCAAAACGAATTATTAATTGAAACATTTCAAGAAAAAAAGCAGCATTTTCTCGTTGCCTATCCCTTTGAAGGCCGCCTTGCTCATCAAACCCTTGGCATGTTACTCACCAAGCGTCTAGACCGCATGGGGCTTAATCCACTTGGCTTTGTCGCAACCGATTATTCGATTGCCCTTTGGGGACTTAACGACTTAAATCAAGCTATTGCATCAAAGCAGTTAGATTTAAGCGCATTATTGAGTGAAGACATGCTGGGCGATGACCTTGAGGCATGGCTTGAAGACAGCCATTTATTGAAACGGTCTTTTCGTAATTGCGCGATTATTTCAGGGCTTATTAATCGCCGCCATTTTGGTACCATGAAAACCGGACGGCAAGTCACCATTTCAACTGATCTTGTCTATGACGTTTTACGCAATCATCAAAAAGACCACATTTTATTAAAAGCAACCCGTCAAGATGCCGCCCATGGCCTTTTAGATATAGCACGCCTTGGTGATATGCTGGCAAGGATTAAAAATCATATTCACCATCACCACTGCACCCATATATCACCGCTTGCGCTACCGGTTATTATGGAGATCGGCCGCGAAATGATTCCGGGTAGCGGTCGAAACCTTATATTGGAAGAACTCGCGCAAGAATATGCTAATTTTGATTTTGGTTGA
- a CDS encoding DUF1330 domain-containing protein translates to MQDTSLIVENKLAYFVAEFWLNDLEPMQTYSSQVLATLIPFNGKLIVRNNQTVPLEGESLANAAIVILEFPSMQHAKNWYYSEAYQKIIPLRHKAGKTNAYLVEGLTLPSS, encoded by the coding sequence ATGCAAGACACATCTTTAATAGTTGAAAATAAACTAGCCTATTTTGTCGCCGAATTTTGGTTAAATGATTTAGAACCTATGCAAACTTATTCATCGCAAGTTCTGGCAACTTTAATACCTTTTAATGGCAAACTAATTGTACGCAATAATCAAACGGTTCCATTGGAAGGAGAGTCATTAGCAAATGCAGCTATTGTAATCTTAGAATTTCCTTCAATGCAGCATGCAAAAAATTGGTATTACTCTGAGGCCTATCAAAAAATTATACCGTTACGCCATAAAGCAGGAAAAACCAACGCCTATCTTGTTGAAGGGCTAACACTACCATCTTCTTAA
- a CDS encoding phage tail protein: MAVPYHTHNFELPAATKQEVVAGIAVDKVVVPASLGSAAVENVSAFATAAQGAKADSAVGPDRKIIAGDGLQGGGNFSEDRTLSLSEATLTALDNANNAASKFMILSPGRGLTGGGTLSDRSIEFSLNSTSLAAIAKAQTAVQPEDLGALAKKSKIAIADITATGTANSTSFLRGDGSWATVSATGSGSGDMAKSVYDPSGKNSDAFNMDNMVTGTTNRLFTANDKVALDDAASKAKTAVQPADLGALAKKSKIAIADITATGSANSSSFLRGDGSWATVSATGSGSGDMAKSVYDPSGKNSDAFNMDNMVAGTTNRLFTANDKVALDDAASKAKTAVQPADLGALAKKSKIAIADITATGSANSSSFLRGDGSWATVSATGSGSGDMAKSVYDPNNVAADIFDADNLNEGSRNLFLRTTERRAIAAVLASQNSFVGQIAFFAASQAPSGWLKANGALVSRISYPNLWAFVAENGALVEESDWQAGAQGCFSYGNGEASMFRLPDLRGEFLRSFDDGRGVDAGRVIGTAQGDAIRNITAKLSAAGGVPWSNPSGAFSLNNTGAYRNGGSTIVVTGPALTFDASNVVPTANENRPRNIALLACIRY, from the coding sequence ATGGCTGTTCCTTATCACACCCATAATTTTGAATTGCCAGCCGCAACCAAGCAAGAGGTGGTGGCAGGAATTGCAGTTGATAAAGTTGTTGTGCCTGCCAGTCTTGGCAGTGCAGCGGTTGAAAATGTATCAGCTTTTGCAACCGCAGCACAAGGCGCAAAGGCCGATTCGGCGGTTGGGCCTGATCGTAAAATTATTGCTGGCGATGGTTTACAAGGCGGTGGTAATTTTAGTGAAGATAGAACCCTTAGCTTATCCGAAGCAACATTAACTGCTTTAGATAATGCAAATAATGCTGCCTCTAAATTTATGATCCTATCACCTGGTCGAGGTTTGACGGGTGGCGGCACTTTAAGTGATCGCAGTATTGAGTTTTCACTAAATAGTACAAGCTTAGCAGCTATTGCTAAAGCGCAAACCGCAGTGCAACCCGAAGATCTTGGCGCATTAGCCAAAAAGAGCAAAATCGCCATTGCCGACATTACCGCGACTGGTACCGCCAATAGCACCAGCTTTCTGCGTGGGGACGGCAGTTGGGCCACTGTTTCCGCAACTGGATCTGGCAGTGGCGATATGGCAAAATCGGTCTATGATCCGAGCGGTAAAAATAGTGATGCTTTCAATATGGATAATATGGTGACTGGAACCACCAATCGTTTATTTACTGCAAACGATAAAGTTGCCCTTGATGATGCTGCTAGTAAAGCGAAAACCGCGGTGCAACCGGCAGATCTTGGCGCATTAGCCAAAAAGAGCAAAATCGCCATTGCCGACATTACCGCGACTGGTAGCGCCAATAGCTCTAGCTTTTTGCGTGGGGACGGCAGTTGGGCCACTGTTTCCGCAACTGGATCTGGCAGTGGCGATATGGCAAAATCGGTCTATGATCCGAGCGGTAAAAATAGTGATGCTTTCAATATGGATAATATGGTGGCTGGAACCACCAATCGTTTATTTACTGCAAACGATAAAGTCGCCCTTGATGATGCTGCTAGTAAAGCGAAAACCGCGGTGCAACCGGCAGATCTTGGCGCATTAGCTAAAAAGAGCAAAATTGCTATTGCCGACATCACCGCGACTGGTAGCGCCAATAGCTCTAGCTTTTTGCGTGGGGACGGTAGTTGGGCCACTGTTTCCGCAACTGGATCTGGTAGTGGTGATATGGCAAAATCGGTCTATGATCCCAATAATGTGGCGGCAGATATTTTTGACGCTGATAACCTTAATGAAGGGAGCCGCAATCTATTTTTACGTACAACTGAACGGCGTGCAATTGCAGCTGTTTTGGCTTCACAAAATAGTTTCGTTGGGCAGATTGCGTTTTTTGCCGCCAGCCAAGCGCCCTCTGGCTGGTTAAAAGCTAATGGTGCATTGGTATCTCGTATCTCCTACCCTAACCTTTGGGCTTTTGTCGCAGAAAATGGTGCTTTGGTAGAGGAAAGCGATTGGCAAGCCGGAGCACAAGGTTGTTTTTCTTACGGCAATGGTGAAGCTTCTATGTTTAGGCTTCCTGATTTGCGTGGAGAGTTTTTGCGTAGTTTTGATGATGGGCGTGGTGTTGATGCAGGGCGAGTTATTGGTACAGCACAAGGCGATGCTATACGCAATATTACTGCAAAATTATCAGCGGCGGGCGGCGTGCCGTGGAGTAACCCAAGTGGTGCTTTTTCGCTCAATAATACCGGGGCTTATCGAAATGGTGGCTCAACCATTGTGGTAACCGGTCCGGCACTGACATTTGATGCGTCAAATGTTGTGCCTACTGCCAACGAAAATCGCCCGCGCAATATCGCTTTATTAGCTTGTATACGTTATTAA
- a CDS encoding flavodoxin family protein translates to MKIAIVYHSGFGHTEKLAQYVAKGAREVQGAEVFEIKLSDEATPWPLLEEADAIIFGSPTYNGTISARFKQFMEESTRPAFIKQAWQNKLAAGFTTSGALHGDKLNSLMTMSLFAAQQGMIWVNLGLMAGTTDADLNPIGSWLGAMAQSSDASPEITPKMNDLLTAQYLGKHVSEIAEKLSR, encoded by the coding sequence ATGAAGATTGCAATCGTTTATCATAGTGGCTTTGGCCATACAGAAAAACTTGCCCAATATGTAGCAAAAGGTGCGAGGGAAGTACAAGGCGCCGAAGTATTTGAAATTAAACTTAGTGATGAAGCAACACCTTGGCCGTTATTGGAAGAAGCCGATGCAATTATTTTCGGCTCCCCCACATATAACGGAACAATTAGCGCACGTTTTAAACAATTTATGGAAGAGTCAACCCGCCCTGCTTTTATCAAACAAGCTTGGCAAAACAAACTTGCAGCAGGCTTTACAACATCTGGTGCTTTACATGGCGATAAACTTAATAGCCTTATGACAATGAGTCTTTTTGCAGCTCAACAAGGGATGATATGGGTAAATCTTGGTTTGATGGCAGGAACCACTGATGCTGATTTAAACCCAATTGGCAGCTGGTTAGGTGCGATGGCGCAATCAAGCGATGCATCCCCAGAAATCACCCCTAAAATGAATGATTTACTCACCGCTCAATATCTTGGCAAACATGTCAGCGAAATAGCAGAAAAATTATCTCGATAA
- a CDS encoding PepSY domain-containing protein, with protein MSVKTLRALVVTSAIAAIGVTGLVSASYAQNAPYPTQTSARISTSQLASKIEQAGYQIRDIDQKYYGWEVEVTDRNNQRLELRVDNQGNITGQEYDD; from the coding sequence ATGTCAGTTAAAACGTTACGCGCCCTTGTTGTTACCTCTGCAATAGCAGCAATTGGTGTTACTGGTTTAGTGTCCGCTTCTTATGCACAAAATGCGCCCTATCCTACACAAACAAGCGCCCGCATCAGTACTTCACAACTTGCCAGTAAAATTGAACAAGCAGGCTATCAAATTCGTGATATTGACCAAAAATATTACGGTTGGGAAGTTGAGGTAACAGACAGAAACAACCAGCGCCTTGAGCTTCGCGTTGACAATCAAGGCAATATTACCGGCCAAGAATATGATGATTGA